From Balearica regulorum gibbericeps isolate bBalReg1 chromosome 13, bBalReg1.pri, whole genome shotgun sequence, a single genomic window includes:
- the LOC142603630 gene encoding C-signal-like, giving the protein MAELRVHSVLVTGANRGIGLGLVQHFLGMPNPPEWVFAACRDPKGQRAQELQNLASKHPNLVIVPLEVTDPASIKAAAARVGEQLGGSGLNLLINNAGIAKLNSLDTETLEDMTQVYTTNTVAPLLLGQAFLPLLKKAAQGSPGSALSCSKAAIVNMSSSGGSIASPSGWDLMQVVSYRCSKAALNMLTKCQSLGYREHGVLCVALHPGWVQTDMGGSAGHTPPVTVDASVRGMLKVLSSLSEKDTGTFLDWEGKVVPW; this is encoded by the exons ATGGCAGAGCTTCGTGTCCACTCCGTTCTGGTGACTGGGGCCAACCGGGGAATCGGCCTGGGGCTCGTCCAGCATTTCCTGGGGATGCCGAACCCACCTGAGTGGGTGTTTGCGGCTTGTCGGGACCCCAAGGGACAGCGAGCGCAG GAGTTACAGAATTTGGCCTCCAAGCACCCCAACCTGGTCATCGTCCCACTCG AAGTCACCGACCCCGCCAGCATCAAGGCGGCTGCAGCCAGAGTCGGGGAGCAGCTGGGGGGCTCGGGGCTGAACCTCCTCATCAACAACGCTGGAATTGCCAAGTTGAACTCGCTTGATACCGAGACGCTGGAGGACATGACCCAGGTTTACACCACCAACACAGTTGCACCCCTGCTGCTGGGCCAG GCGTTCCTGCCCCTGCTGAAGAAGGCTGCCCAGGGGAGCCCGGGCTCAGCACTGAGCTGCAGCAAGGCGGCCATCGTCAAcatgtccagctctgggggctccaTCGCTTCTCCCTCTGGTTGGGATCTGATGCAAGTTGTCTCGTACCGCTGCAGCAAG GCTGCTCTGAACATGCTGACCAAGTGCCAGTCCCTGGGGTACCGGGAGCACGGCGTCCTCTGCGTTGCTCTGCACCCCGGCTGGGTGCAAACCGACATGGGGGGCTCAGCCGGACACACG ccccccgtgACGGTGGACGCCAGCGTGCGAGGGATGCTGAAAgtgctctcctccctctccgAGAAGGACACCGGCACCTTCCTGGACTGGGAAGGGAAGGTCGTGCCCTGGTGA